The Mycolicibacterium fluoranthenivorans genomic interval CGCGCAGCGCGTCTTCTAGCGCCTCACCAGAATCCCCAGCCGCCGGGCTCATCGCCGGGTGTGGACGAATTGCGACCCGTCGTCGGTGGTGCCGGTGGGACGGCGCTGATCGGCTTGCGGGTCACCGGGGTGCGGGTGACCCCGATCTCCGGTTTGCGACGCTGCGTGGGCTCGGTGCGCCGCGGCACGGAATAGGTCGGTTGCTCGGTCTGGGTGGGGAGCTCCTGCGCCGGGTCCGGTGGCGGGGGTGCCGGTGCGGCGCTGGGTGCCAGGGGCGAGCTCGTCGCGGCGGTGGTGACCGGAACCGGCGCCGGCTCCGGTCGATCCGGCGCGGGTTCCGGCCCGCGCATCGCCACCACGGTGACCGGAATGGCGACGGCGAGCGCCGCCACTGCGGGGATGACCGCGCGGGTGCGATACCAGGGATCCGGACGGCGGGGCTGAAAGAGCCACCCCGCGGCGACCGGGGTCTCGGGCGCGGCGTGCCGGGGGCCGGTGGATGCCGGTGCGATATCGAATGTCGGGGCCGCCCCCTCCGCGCGGGCGTGCCTGCCGCCGCGTTCCGGCGCGATCGCCGGCGCAACGGCCGGCTGCGCGATATCAGCTGCACCGAACCAGCCGTCGTCTACGTGGTCCGGCGGATTGCCGAAATCCGCATTACGGCGAGCGGTCCGCTCGATCATCGGCTAATGCTAGGTGACGGTGGGAACGGCCGGGAAACCGCTGGTCGCAGGATAGCGGCCGGACGGCAGCGCGGGCGCCGGGCGAACAGGTCGGCGCTCAGCCGGTCGAAGACCACGAAGGAGAGGGGCGGGTCCGTGCGCATGGCGATCTGCGCGGCGGTGCTCTCGGATGCGTTGGGCCCGCGGGTATTCCGGTCCGGCGAAGCGTCACGGCTGAGCATCCGGTGCGACACCGCCCTGCCCACTAATCTGGGTCCATGTCCCATGTGCTCACGGTCAACATCGCCGAACCCCGGACGAGTCCCGACGACGACCGGCTGCAGACCGGCATCGACAAGCGGCCGACAGCGGGACCGGTCGAGGTGCGTTCTCCCGGCCCGATGCAGGGTGGGCTGGGCAGCGGGTTGGTGGGCGATCTGATCGGCAATCAGGCCTTCCACGGTGGTGATGATCAAGCGGTGTACGCCTACGCGCGCGAGGATCTCGATGCCTGGGAGGGCAGGCTGGAGCGCGCGATCGCCAACGGCGTGTTCGGCGAGAACCTCACCACCAGCGGTGTGGATGTGACGAATGCCTTGGTCGGTGAACGGTGGCGGGTCGGTTCCGAAGGCCTGGAACTGGAAGTGTCGCGCCCGCGGATTCCCTGCCGCACGTTCGCGCTCTGGCTGGAGATCAACGGCTGGGTCAAGTCTTTCACCACGACGGCGGTCCCGGGTGCGTATCTGCGCGTGGTGACACCCGGCGCGGTGCGCGCCGGCGACCGCATCGAGGTCATCGAGCGCCCCGACCACGACATCACCGTCGGTGTGGTGTTCCGCGCCCTCACCCTCGAAGCCGGCATGCTGCCGTCGGTACTCGCCGCCGACGCGCTACCCGAGGACATCAAGCAGAAGGCACGGCGGCGGGCGGGCCGCGCCGGGTAAGCGGCTCAGGGGGTGAGAGGCAGCTGGTCGCCGACCAGCGAGGCGATCCGGTCGGCCAGGTAGGTGTGTCCGGCGTCGTTGGGGTGCACGCCATCCGGCGCGATCAGGTCCGGACGCCCGACGAACCACCGCTCGGCGATCGGGTCGATGAAGACCGCTCCGGCGGCACGGGCGGCGTTGCCCAGCGCGTCGCGGTTCTGCAGCACCTTGTCGGGTACGTCGGCGGTGGGCCACGGCGGCCCGATCACGAGCAGCTTGGCCGCCGGCGCGGTCCGGCGGGCGGAATCGAAGGCACTCCAGGCCATCCCGGCCAGCGCCAGCGGATCGACGGGTTCGTCGTTGCGGGATCCGAAGAACACCACCAGGACGTCATCGGGCCGTACCGCCCGCGCCGTGAGGTCTCCGAAGACGCTGCCGTGATCGCCGCGGACCCCGTATCCGGCTCGACCCTCGGACGCCACGTCCGCAGTCACCGGCTTTCCCTGTCGGGCCAGCACCTGCCAGGCTCGAGCCGGCCATCCCTTGCCGCCCAGACCGCCGAAGTTGGTCCCGGTGGTGTACGAGTCGCCGATCACCGCGATATGACTGAGCGGCGCCTCGCGGCTGACGGTCATCACCTCGACCGGACGGGTGCTGACAAGTCCGGCCGTCACAGCCAGCGACATCACGAGCACGGCAAGGCGATGCAACGGATTCCCCCTCCGGTGGTCCAGGATCGATACCGCCGACAGCCTACTGGTTGGCTTCAGATAGTTTGCCGCGCAGGGTGATTCGGCACACCGAATGCACAGCGAACACTCAGGCGGACAGCTTGCGGTCATCGCGGCCCAGCGACTGAACAGACGGGGTCGCGTCCTTGACGTCGACCATTCTGCGCATCCACCGACGGGCGGGTTCCTCGATGAAGTGATACAGCGCGGCCGCCGCGGCGAATGCGACGGCGAACACGCCCAGCAGCATCCACGTGCCGGCCGGGCCGGCGAGGGTGAGCTCGAACTGCAGCACCGCCCAGTTCCACGCGGTGTGCACGATCTCGTGCACCATGTACAGGCTGAACGAGATCTGCCCCCCGTAGGTGAGCACCCGTAGCGACAACAGACTCGGCAACGTGCCGGTGCCGATCGCCAGCGTCACGACCAGCGGCACGAACAACAGGTCGAGCACGCCGCCGCTGTCGATCACATCCGGAATCGGGTGTGCGTCGAACCAGTAGAGAGCGCCGACCATCGCCACGACCAGTACGACGCCCGCGATGCCGGCCAGGGTGCGGGTCCGATCGGACGGGTTCAGTCGGCGGACCGCGGCGCACGCGATGGCGCCCGCGGTGAACTGCAGCAGAATGCGCGGGAGCCAGCTCCACGGCGTGTAGAAGTGCCCGGTGGCCAGCAGGAACATGACCGGCGGCAGCGTCACCGCGAACGCCAGCCACAGCAGGGTGCGGGCCCGGGTGGCCCTGGCCATCCGGAAGATGATCAGCACCAGCCCGCCGAAGAGCAGATAAGCCAACCATTCCGCGCTGATCGACCACGCCGGTCCATCCCAGCTGGTGCCGTCGAAGAACGGCTGGAACCACAGCTGCACCAGGAACAACTGGCGGATGTAGCTGACGGCGTTGAGGGTGCCGACGTTCTCCGAGGGAATGTGACCGACGTACAGCGTGAAGATGATCCAGAGCGCGGCCAGATGCAGGGTTACCAAATAGACCGGCCATACCCTGGCCAGCCGCATCCACAGGAAGTGCAACGTGGCCCGGGTGGACCAGTTCTTACCCATCTTGTCGATGTAGGTCCAGGTCAGGACGAATCCACTGAGGATGAAGAACAGGTCGACGCCCTGTGCTCCGACGTTGAGGATCGGGGCCAGTGCCTCGCTGAAATTCGGGGCGGCCTCATGCAGCAACGGCCGGAAGTGGAAGAGCACCACCCAGACTGCGGCAAAGATGCGAAGACCCGTGAGGGCCTTGATCTCTCCGCTGCGCACAACACTCTTTCCGTGGCCGTATCCGTTGGGAGAATATCAGCGCAACGGGTCAGTGGCCGCGAAGCGAACGCTGAGCGATTCCTGTCAACGACGGATGAACGCGATCAGGGCGTAGGCGTGGGAGCCGGTCCCGGTGCAGGTCCGGTTCCTTGCGGCGGCGAAACGGGCGCCGCAGGTGCATCGGGATTCGCCGCGTTGTACTGCGCCGCGTTGCGGTTGAGCGTGTCGAGGTAGGCCTTGAGTTTCAGGCCCTGCAGCACCGGCGGCAGTCCCGGCCCGGGCGGCGCCTGGTCGGTCAGCTGCCAGGTCTGGCAACCGGTGGTCTTGAAGGTGCCGTCAGAGGCGTCGATCTGCACCACCTGCGCCTCGTGGGTGAAGGCGCGGTCGATGGTGTCACCGGTCTGGCCGGCCGGCGCGGCGGCGATCCGACGCCAGGAGCAGGTGCCGTTGCCGACCGGACCTGCCGAGGCGTACACCCCCGGTGCGATATCGGTGCCCACCACGAAGGCACCATCGTGGTCGATCACGGTCTTGGGCGCCGCCGGCGGCGCCGGGGCCGGTGCCGGCGCGGGGTCGGCGCCGGCCGGGGACGGTACCGCCCAGGCCATGGCTGCGAAAGCGGCGAAGGCGGCAGGCACTGCCCACAGATTCGACCTCATGGGTATCAGGGTAGGCCCGCGCCGGCGGTGCTCAGTAACCCTTAAGGCTGCCTGAGTGGCTCCCGATGCCGCGGAACGCGGCCGGTGCGCACATCCGGCGACTCCGCTCTAGACTGCGATCTCAGCTACTAACATGCAGGTAGAAGGCGTCGGCACGGGCCCAGCGGCCATTGGCGGAGCAGCCCCTCGGCGTTGCAAAATATGTACGACACGTCACTCTGTTATATGGGCTAAGCTCTCAGTTACATAAGCTAACCTGTGGCGATCATAAGACGCCTGGTAGCGGCGGCGAATCAAGCTGACAGGGGAAATCGGTACTCGATGAACGTGCTCAAGCGCATCTGGATTCCGCTGGTCATCGTGGTCGTGGTCGCCGTGGCCACGTTCACCGTGATGCGGGTCCGCACGTTCTTCGGCACCGGTCCCGGATATATCGCCACCGAGAACAGCGCCGGCGACGACACCAAGCCGTTCAACCCCAAAGTGGTCAAGTACGAGATCTGGGGCACCGGCGCCACCGCCAACATCAACTACATGGACCTGGACGCCAAACCGCAGCGCGCCGACAACGCGCCGCTGCCGTGGACGCTCACGTTGAGCACCACCGCGCCGTCGGTGTTCCCCACCATCTCCGCGCAGGGCGACGGCAACAGCCTGTCCTGCCGTATCACCGTCGATGACGAGGTCAAGGACGAGCGGACCGTGGACGGCGTGGGCGCCCACACCTACTGCCTGGTGAAATCGGCATGACCCGAAGGCGAGCGCGAGCGAGGATCGCAGCGCAGCGAGGACCGGAGCGAGCGGGAGCCGAGGAATGAGTAGCGCCCCCCGCAACGACGATCCACCCACGGACACCATTCCTGCGGTCGAGGCACCGAGGCGATCGGTGATCCCGCGGACCATCCGCGTCCTCGCCTTGCCGATCATCCTCGGCTGGATCGCCATCATGGTGGTGCTCAACGCGGTTGTCCCCCAGCTCGAAGAAGTGGGGAAACTGCGATCGGTCTCGATGAGCCCGGACAACGCACCGTCGATGATCGCCATGAAGCGGGTCGGCAAGGTCTTCGACGAGTTCAAGTCGAACAGTTCGGCGATGGTGGTGCTGGAGAGCGATCACCAGCTCGATGACGCCGCGCACAAGTTCTACGACGAGATGATCAAGAAGCTGGAAGCCGACACCAAGCATGTCGAGCACATCCAGGATTTCTGGGGTGATCCGCTGACGGCGGCCGGGGCGCAAAGCGCCGACGGCAAGGCCACCTATGTCCAGGTGTATCTCGCCGGCAACCAGGGCGAGTCACTGGCCAACGAATCGGTCGAGGCCGCTCAGCAGATCATCGATAGCATGACCCCACCACCGGGGTTGAAGGTGTTCGTCACCGGACCGTCCGCCCTGGCGGCCGATCAGCACATCGCCGGTGACCGCAGCATGAAGATCATCACCGGGCTGACGTTCGGCGTGATCATCGTGATGCTGCTGATCATCTACCGCTCGTTCGTGACGGTG includes:
- a CDS encoding acyltransferase family protein; its protein translation is MRSGEIKALTGLRIFAAVWVVLFHFRPLLHEAAPNFSEALAPILNVGAQGVDLFFILSGFVLTWTYIDKMGKNWSTRATLHFLWMRLARVWPVYLVTLHLAALWIIFTLYVGHIPSENVGTLNAVSYIRQLFLVQLWFQPFFDGTSWDGPAWSISAEWLAYLLFGGLVLIIFRMARATRARTLLWLAFAVTLPPVMFLLATGHFYTPWSWLPRILLQFTAGAIACAAVRRLNPSDRTRTLAGIAGVVLVVAMVGALYWFDAHPIPDVIDSGGVLDLLFVPLVVTLAIGTGTLPSLLSLRVLTYGGQISFSLYMVHEIVHTAWNWAVLQFELTLAGPAGTWMLLGVFAVAFAAAAALYHFIEEPARRWMRRMVDVKDATPSVQSLGRDDRKLSA
- a CDS encoding Rv0518 family GDSL lipase, whose amino-acid sequence is MHRLAVLVMSLAVTAGLVSTRPVEVMTVSREAPLSHIAVIGDSYTTGTNFGGLGGKGWPARAWQVLARQGKPVTADVASEGRAGYGVRGDHGSVFGDLTARAVRPDDVLVVFFGSRNDEPVDPLALAGMAWSAFDSARRTAPAAKLLVIGPPWPTADVPDKVLQNRDALGNAARAAGAVFIDPIAERWFVGRPDLIAPDGVHPNDAGHTYLADRIASLVGDQLPLTP
- a CDS encoding MmpS family transport accessory protein; translated protein: MNVLKRIWIPLVIVVVVAVATFTVMRVRTFFGTGPGYIATENSAGDDTKPFNPKVVKYEIWGTGATANINYMDLDAKPQRADNAPLPWTLTLSTTAPSVFPTISAQGDGNSLSCRITVDDEVKDERTVDGVGAHTYCLVKSA
- a CDS encoding MOSC domain-containing protein, which gives rise to MSHVLTVNIAEPRTSPDDDRLQTGIDKRPTAGPVEVRSPGPMQGGLGSGLVGDLIGNQAFHGGDDQAVYAYAREDLDAWEGRLERAIANGVFGENLTTSGVDVTNALVGERWRVGSEGLELEVSRPRIPCRTFALWLEINGWVKSFTTTAVPGAYLRVVTPGAVRAGDRIEVIERPDHDITVGVVFRALTLEAGMLPSVLAADALPEDIKQKARRRAGRAG